In a genomic window of Xenopus laevis strain J_2021 chromosome 5S, Xenopus_laevis_v10.1, whole genome shotgun sequence:
- the fhl5.S gene encoding four and a half LIM domains protein 2 encodes MENEIFDCFHCKETLYGKKYTIKDDSPYCVKCFDSLFANPCERCKKIIECNSKDLAYKDSHWHETCFRCDKCDHSLVEKPFAAKDELLLCIECYSTEYSSKCFGCRATIMPGSRKMEYNGSNWHETCFVCQSCREPVGNKPFVPKESKIYCMPCYEKQFANQCKSCRKAITKGGISFQEQQWHRECFVCTSCEKNLVGEKSTSKDDSPYCVDCFDNLYAKKCAACAKPITGQGGAKYISFEDRQWHHDCFTCAKCSKSLVGEKFLTQQDDVLCPACGSAI; translated from the exons ATGGAAAACGAAATATTTGACTGCTTCCACTGCAAAGAGACCTTGTACGGAAAGAAATATACTATAAAGGATGACAGTCCATATTGTGTTAAATGCTTCGACAGTCTTTTTGCAAACCCCTGTGAACGATGCAAAAAGATTATTGAATGTAATTCTAAG GACCTTGCATATAAAGACAGCCATTGGCATGAAACATGTTTCAGGTGCGACAAGTGTGACCATTCCCTGGTGGAGAAACCCTTTGCTGCCAAAGATGAGCTCTTACTGTGCATTGAGTGTTACTCTACTGAATACTCCTCAAAGTGTTTTGGCTGCAGAGCTACCATAATGCCTG GATCACGGAAAATGGAGTATAATGGAAGTAACTGGCATGAAACCTGTTTTGTTTGCCAAAGTTGTAGAGAGCCAGTAGGAAATAAGCCATTTGTTCCCAAGGAGTCCAAGATATATTGCATGCCATGttatgaaaaacaatttgctaaCCAGTGCAAGTCTTGTAGAAAG GCAATCACCAAAGGTGGGATTTCTTTCCAAGAGCAACAGTGGCACAGAGAGTGCTTTGTATGCACGAGCTGCGAGAAAAATCTGGTTGGAGAGAAATCGACTTCTAAAGATGACTCTCCATATTGTGTGGACTGCTTCGACAATCTGTATGCTAAAAAATGTGCAGCTTGTGCAAAGCCTATTACTG GGCAAGGTGGAGCCAAGTACATCTCTTTTGAGGACCGTCAGTGGCACCACGATTGTTTCACCTGCGCGAAATGCTCCAAATCACTCGTTGGAGAGAAATTCCTTACTCAGCAGGATGATGTACTGTGTCCTGCCTGTGGATCAGCCATATAA